One region of Hydrogenobaculum sp. Y04AAS1 genomic DNA includes:
- a CDS encoding EAL domain-containing protein produces MIEFRVCPHDTQKGLDKWLNIAKKIKEIFGQEVELKPFKNFDEEYAYFSKDDFKPDIYYASFDMTLLLLDKGYKIIGKFKNENDVFLLVSRKKFNDEEPSNITIVDKLNSFYVLYDMDFYDKNIVLSEFYDDVVKKVISGEVELGLIFKEYYDQLDQETKDSINIVKEISLDAGHHFLVSKEFYETHQNSIKAFIKALELEEISEENTNKLKIYQKSGNIIRESVIRSMLVESLKDINQAIISADTEEELFERICQNLVNKSRFKFVWVGKKEGEFIKPVHKCGEDDGYVDSLKISVREDVPEGIGQTGIAYRENRIVINENTLTSDLMKAWKDELLKRDIYSSLAVPIEKNGEVYAVISVYSIIPFSFKKEFMTIFEELKKDVSFALEKIDKDKESIVLRKATDDAKMWLLITSKEGLIEYVNQHVLDLTGYKKEEVIGKSPKMFNSEYQSDNFCDEVWRTVSSNKPFSAIFAYKTKNENVIYIDQTIYPVVLNDGTMKFLFVGKDITNEKVLSQELDKYKFYDTLTELPNFLAFKFYVSDVVESKRYKDFALILIDIYNMSFVNSTYGFDVGNEVLKEVANILKQEFKEGFVARIGNDEFGIFVPDIESESILIYKIRSLLDRKIKTSKNYISISYNVSIVLSDVANTDFEEVYNNAVVTLNLSKKEGENVIKFYESEVNTRLQEYITSENLVERASEENLFRFYFQPYLNSKDLKIVGFESLIRIVDKDGTVYAPYKFIDYLENSKYIMHFEEWALKEISDKIRIFKSLDKDISISLNLSAKGILSLPDEDFIEKLASVPVDVQDNLVLEITERNIIKNVEKSKKIFRSIKEFNKHIKISIDDFGTGYSSLAYLKHLPIDILKIDISFIRGIATDRHDFSIVKFITGLSKDFGFKTIAEGVETKEQVDMLSSMGVDYFQGFYFAKPMPENEAIEFVLEDMKKSK; encoded by the coding sequence ATGATTGAGTTTAGGGTTTGTCCCCATGATACACAAAAAGGACTTGACAAATGGCTTAATATAGCTAAAAAGATAAAAGAAATTTTTGGCCAAGAGGTGGAGCTTAAGCCTTTTAAAAACTTTGACGAAGAATACGCTTATTTTTCTAAGGACGATTTTAAACCAGATATTTATTACGCAAGCTTTGATATGACGCTTTTGCTTTTAGATAAGGGCTATAAGATCATAGGCAAATTTAAAAATGAAAATGATGTTTTTTTGTTGGTAAGCCGAAAAAAGTTTAACGATGAAGAACCAAGCAATATAACAATTGTAGATAAGCTAAATTCTTTTTATGTCTTATACGATATGGATTTTTACGACAAAAATATAGTCTTGTCAGAGTTCTATGATGATGTTGTAAAAAAGGTGATAAGCGGCGAAGTAGAATTAGGGCTAATATTTAAAGAATACTACGATCAATTAGACCAAGAAACCAAAGACAGCATAAACATCGTAAAGGAAATATCTTTGGATGCAGGTCATCACTTCTTGGTGTCAAAAGAATTTTATGAAACACATCAAAATAGTATAAAGGCTTTTATAAAAGCCTTGGAACTGGAAGAAATCTCTGAAGAAAACACGAATAAACTAAAGATATATCAAAAATCTGGAAATATTATCAGAGAATCTGTAATCCGTAGCATGCTTGTAGAAAGCTTAAAAGATATAAACCAGGCGATAATATCTGCTGATACGGAAGAAGAGCTTTTTGAGCGAATATGCCAAAATCTTGTAAATAAAAGCCGTTTTAAATTTGTATGGGTTGGGAAAAAAGAAGGAGAGTTCATAAAACCAGTGCATAAATGCGGTGAAGACGATGGATATGTGGATAGTCTTAAAATAAGCGTAAGAGAAGATGTCCCAGAAGGGATAGGACAAACTGGCATAGCTTATAGGGAAAATAGGATTGTTATAAACGAAAACACATTAACATCAGATCTTATGAAAGCTTGGAAAGATGAGCTTTTAAAAAGAGATATATATTCATCGTTAGCTGTACCTATAGAAAAAAATGGAGAAGTTTATGCGGTAATAAGCGTTTATTCTATTATACCGTTTTCTTTTAAAAAAGAATTTATGACAATATTTGAAGAGCTTAAAAAAGATGTATCTTTTGCTTTGGAGAAGATTGATAAAGACAAAGAAAGTATCGTTTTAAGAAAAGCCACAGACGATGCAAAAATGTGGCTTCTTATAACAAGCAAAGAGGGTCTGATTGAGTACGTCAATCAACATGTTTTAGATTTGACAGGTTATAAAAAAGAAGAGGTGATAGGCAAAAGCCCAAAAATGTTTAACTCCGAATATCAGAGTGATAATTTTTGCGATGAGGTATGGAGAACCGTTTCGTCAAACAAACCTTTTTCTGCAATATTTGCATACAAGACAAAAAATGAAAATGTTATATACATAGATCAGACTATATATCCAGTGGTGCTTAACGACGGAACCATGAAATTTTTATTCGTTGGCAAAGACATCACCAATGAAAAAGTATTGAGCCAAGAGCTTGATAAATACAAATTTTACGATACTCTTACCGAACTGCCAAACTTTTTAGCTTTTAAGTTTTATGTTTCAGATGTCGTTGAAAGCAAAAGATACAAAGATTTTGCTTTGATACTTATAGATATTTACAACATGTCTTTTGTTAACTCCACCTATGGGTTTGATGTGGGCAACGAAGTACTAAAAGAGGTAGCAAATATCTTAAAGCAAGAGTTTAAAGAGGGATTTGTGGCAAGGATCGGAAACGATGAATTTGGCATATTTGTCCCAGATATAGAAAGTGAATCTATTTTGATATATAAGATTAGAAGCCTTTTGGATAGAAAGATAAAAACCTCTAAAAACTATATTAGCATATCCTACAACGTTTCTATCGTATTATCTGATGTTGCTAATACTGATTTTGAAGAAGTTTACAACAACGCCGTTGTCACCCTAAACCTTTCTAAGAAAGAGGGTGAAAACGTTATAAAGTTTTATGAATCTGAGGTAAACACAAGATTACAAGAGTATATAACGTCAGAAAATCTTGTGGAAAGAGCTTCTGAAGAGAATTTGTTTAGGTTTTATTTTCAACCTTATCTTAATTCAAAAGATTTGAAAATCGTAGGTTTTGAATCTCTTATAAGAATAGTAGATAAAGACGGTACTGTCTATGCACCCTATAAATTTATAGATTACCTTGAAAATAGTAAGTATATCATGCATTTTGAAGAATGGGCTTTAAAAGAGATATCTGATAAGATAAGAATATTTAAATCTTTAGACAAAGATATATCTATATCTTTGAACTTATCGGCAAAAGGGATCTTAAGCTTACCAGATGAGGATTTTATTGAAAAATTGGCTTCTGTGCCTGTGGATGTTCAAGATAATTTAGTTTTAGAAATTACAGAAAGAAACATTATAAAAAATGTAGAAAAATCCAAAAAGATATTTAGAAGTATAAAAGAATTCAACAAACATATTAAAATATCAATAGATGATTTTGGCACTGGTTATTCATCGCTGGCTTATCTAAAACACCTTCCGATAGATATACTTAAAATAGATATATCTTTTATAAGAGGTATTGCAACCGATAGGCACGATTTTTCCATAGTAAAGTTTATAACCGGCTTATCCAAAGATTTTGGTTTTAAGACTATAGCAGAAGGCGTAGAAACAAAAGAACAAGTAGATATGCTTTCATCGATGGGAGTGGATTATTTTCAAGGATTTTATTTTGCTAAACCCATGCCAGAAAATGAGGCTATAGAGTTTGTCTTGGAGGATATGAAAAAAAGCAAATGA
- a CDS encoding EAL domain-containing protein, with amino-acid sequence MIAEKEKFLTISHKIFSEFYSHFLQDYHASAFFNSPFTIEKLIKAQSEVLYNIIKLIQEKDEVCQRPFSEQGNGNAWSSESKCDDTALKTAENELEIIARRHYQLGVNKDTMLDSIDYYIDLLKLHQEELGLESTTIMRLKEMLDKTTANAYIEGIIGYAINFIINGDNIHTSSKYDLFFKEGIKNKLESIQKAFKEVSEEHLKAEMQSHIECKVGQILHGLGFDIMSFGAEAIKVKTIEIHKDVHTYMNQLIGYYISKDYRHAVSISNYVINAVYELIYNYELISNRWNQDKEILIPQILNNKKYKDKLSLLVVNFFGSMTDRQLGKQCETILEMLESVIVKHMENFNQLFFTRVKNELYVFLNNDLTYNFVSFYNDLIKDIELFAEDLKTSNFAIGNHPVFYIYKFDINRFLEVSSEELNEIINIIKEESKTKFKELAPPLVIVDVSDRKLELLEKAKANLELKDIVLKKVKNKDVDIFVQWIYDKNLKNRFFEVLVRIKQGDNYIPAYKFINILQRENAMTLLDIAVIGKVLENVDKIKAITNELYLNIYPPSLENGEVVGLLKELVKTLSQNEVMLNLELTEYAITTNKELFENDMKDHLLYLALDDFGTGYTNYELIGELSESGLIKTIKIDGAIVKKILDSQVYMSMVETITMFCKRNKLRVIYEFVDSNQILEALTNIASSIHFPKEFMFFQGFYLHKPNALEEEYKKLTASLPRDTSMSSYQPNPKDESVKV; translated from the coding sequence ATGATTGCAGAAAAAGAGAAGTTCTTAACCATATCGCATAAGATATTCAGCGAGTTTTACTCACACTTTTTACAAGATTACCATGCATCAGCGTTTTTCAACTCACCTTTTACAATTGAAAAACTAATAAAAGCCCAATCTGAAGTGCTTTACAATATAATAAAACTTATCCAAGAAAAAGATGAAGTGTGCCAAAGGCCGTTCTCAGAGCAAGGAAATGGCAACGCCTGGTCCTCAGAGTCGAAATGCGATGATACCGCTCTAAAAACAGCTGAGAATGAGCTTGAAATTATAGCCAGAAGACATTACCAGCTTGGTGTAAATAAAGATACCATGCTTGATTCCATAGATTATTACATAGATCTCTTAAAACTTCATCAAGAAGAGCTTGGGTTAGAAAGTACTACTATAATGAGGTTAAAAGAGATGCTTGACAAAACCACTGCCAATGCTTATATAGAAGGTATAATAGGCTACGCTATCAACTTTATAATAAACGGTGACAACATACATACTTCTTCAAAATACGACTTATTTTTTAAAGAAGGTATAAAAAATAAATTAGAATCTATACAAAAAGCTTTTAAAGAAGTTTCTGAAGAGCATCTCAAAGCTGAGATGCAAAGCCACATTGAGTGCAAAGTAGGGCAGATTCTTCATGGGCTTGGTTTTGACATAATGAGTTTTGGTGCAGAAGCTATTAAGGTCAAAACCATAGAAATACACAAAGATGTTCACACTTATATGAACCAGCTTATAGGTTATTATATTTCAAAAGATTACAGGCATGCTGTTTCTATATCAAACTACGTTATAAACGCTGTATATGAGCTTATATACAACTATGAACTTATCTCAAATCGTTGGAATCAAGACAAAGAAATACTTATACCACAGATATTAAACAACAAAAAGTATAAGGACAAATTGTCTCTTTTAGTGGTAAACTTTTTTGGATCCATGACAGATAGACAGCTTGGCAAACAATGTGAAACAATTTTAGAAATGCTAGAAAGCGTTATTGTCAAACATATGGAAAATTTCAACCAACTGTTTTTCACCAGAGTTAAAAATGAGCTCTATGTATTTTTAAACAACGATCTAACTTACAATTTTGTTAGCTTTTACAACGATCTAATAAAAGATATAGAATTGTTTGCAGAAGATTTAAAAACATCAAATTTTGCGATTGGCAACCATCCAGTATTTTATATATATAAGTTTGATATAAATAGATTTCTTGAAGTGTCTTCAGAAGAACTAAATGAGATTATAAATATAATAAAAGAAGAGTCAAAAACAAAATTTAAAGAACTTGCACCACCTTTGGTGATAGTAGATGTAAGTGATAGAAAGTTAGAGCTCTTGGAAAAAGCAAAGGCAAACTTAGAGCTAAAAGATATCGTTTTAAAGAAAGTAAAAAATAAAGATGTAGATATTTTTGTTCAATGGATATACGATAAAAACTTGAAAAACAGATTTTTTGAAGTGCTTGTAAGGATAAAACAAGGTGATAATTACATACCAGCTTATAAATTTATAAACATTCTCCAAAGAGAAAATGCGATGACGCTACTTGATATAGCCGTTATCGGTAAAGTATTGGAAAATGTAGATAAGATAAAAGCTATAACCAACGAGCTTTATCTAAACATATATCCACCTTCTCTTGAAAACGGTGAAGTAGTAGGGCTTTTAAAAGAACTTGTCAAAACACTATCACAAAATGAGGTTATGCTAAACTTAGAGCTTACCGAATACGCTATCACCACCAACAAAGAATTGTTTGAAAACGATATGAAAGATCATTTACTTTACCTTGCCTTAGATGATTTTGGCACAGGATACACCAATTACGAGCTCATAGGAGAGCTTTCGGAGTCTGGTCTCATAAAAACCATAAAAATAGACGGTGCTATAGTAAAGAAAATATTGGATTCACAGGTCTATATGTCTATGGTGGAAACTATCACCATGTTTTGTAAAAGAAACAAGCTTAGGGTGATATACGAGTTTGTAGACAGCAACCAAATACTGGAAGCTCTCACAAACATTGCTTCGTCTATTCATTTTCCAAAAGAGTTTATGTTTTTCCAAGGGTTTTACCTTCATAAACCAAACGCTTTGGAAGAAGAATACAAAAAGCTTACTGCAAGTCTGCCACGGGATACCAGTATGTCAAGCTATCAACCAAACCCAAAAGACGAAAGCGTAAAGGTTTAA
- a CDS encoding transglycosylase SLT domain-containing protein: protein MWDKTKLKSVKNLYKEEVLQIPAIFKNKDDYVAFLMAQSYQESGWNEESVSKTGCKGFAQFELSTWKFVWKKLLKHEEIPSIWDIKAQIIAQHTYMKYLINAVSKKEPMLPRQEILAYSLMAYNGGLSVVEWCLEYHGVVSVIALRDYRNSHKSTYPDENKIFEILNYPISIFNIWRSLREIAV, encoded by the coding sequence ATGTGGGACAAAACCAAGCTAAAAAGCGTTAAAAACCTCTACAAGGAGGAAGTGCTGCAGATACCGGCTATTTTTAAAAACAAAGATGACTACGTGGCGTTTTTGATGGCGCAGTCTTATCAAGAATCTGGGTGGAATGAAGAAAGCGTTTCTAAAACAGGTTGTAAAGGCTTTGCTCAGTTTGAACTATCCACTTGGAAATTTGTTTGGAAAAAGCTCCTAAAACATGAAGAAATACCAAGCATATGGGACATAAAAGCTCAAATAATAGCCCAGCACACTTATATGAAATACCTTATAAACGCCGTTTCCAAGAAAGAACCCATGTTACCAAGGCAGGAGATACTAGCCTATTCTTTGATGGCTTACAACGGTGGTCTTAGCGTGGTGGAGTGGTGTCTTGAATATCACGGTGTTGTTTCTGTAATAGCTTTAAGAGATTATAGAAATTCTCACAAAAGCACATACCCCGATGAAAATAAAATTTTTGAAATTCTAAACTACCCAATATCCATCTTTAACATATGGCGTAGCCTTCGAGAAATTGCTGTATAA
- a CDS encoding FtsW/RodA/SpoVE family cell cycle protein: MRFYIKEWDEIILVSVLLLYIIGLVNIASASLVGSVFIKLGFSAYKKLIFQFGIGIVGFFMAALITKFDYEKLKNPKAIYSIISLNIFLLIVVLLIKYAKHMPVNRWLFGGSLQVSEFSKIINIVFLAYYISRKGEVSATKELLFASFLVALQSFLIFLEPDRGSAIFLLFIAFIMLWIGNAPPRVLYPATFMFGVLGILFLLLKTGGNYVEGRFAAWLNPFAKANTKGYQIIQSLFAFAHGKLLGVGIGEGIQKEGYLPEIDTDYALALIGEEWGFLGVLFVVLLYAGLVYRIFKISNFAENSFGKLIAFGIGMYIATESIWNMMMAMNVIPSKGIALPFISYGSSNLLANLLAIGLVMSVYRKEKKPWKKLS; encoded by the coding sequence ATGAGGTTTTACATTAAAGAATGGGATGAAATCATACTTGTAAGTGTGTTGCTTTTATACATAATAGGTCTTGTAAATATAGCAAGTGCAAGTTTGGTGGGTAGTGTATTTATAAAACTTGGCTTTTCTGCTTATAAAAAACTTATATTTCAATTTGGTATTGGTATTGTAGGCTTTTTTATGGCTGCTTTGATTACTAAATTTGATTACGAAAAGCTTAAAAACCCAAAGGCCATATATAGTATCATATCTTTAAACATTTTTCTACTCATAGTGGTGCTCTTAATAAAGTATGCCAAACATATGCCTGTAAATAGATGGCTTTTTGGTGGAAGTTTACAAGTGTCGGAATTTTCAAAGATTATAAACATTGTTTTTTTAGCTTACTATATAAGTAGAAAAGGTGAGGTTAGTGCTACGAAGGAGCTTTTGTTTGCTTCCTTTTTGGTGGCCTTACAGTCTTTTCTGATATTTTTAGAACCAGATAGGGGAAGCGCTATTTTTTTACTTTTTATTGCTTTTATAATGCTTTGGATAGGCAACGCTCCTCCTAGGGTTTTATATCCGGCAACGTTTATGTTTGGTGTGCTTGGGATTCTTTTTTTACTTTTAAAAACTGGCGGAAACTATGTGGAAGGTCGTTTTGCGGCATGGTTAAATCCTTTTGCCAAGGCAAACACAAAAGGCTATCAAATTATACAGTCTCTTTTTGCTTTTGCCCACGGTAAACTCTTGGGTGTTGGTATAGGGGAGGGTATTCAGAAAGAGGGTTATCTTCCAGAAATAGATACAGATTATGCTCTTGCTCTAATAGGTGAAGAATGGGGATTTTTGGGGGTTTTGTTTGTGGTTCTTTTATATGCTGGACTGGTTTACAGAATATTTAAAATATCAAATTTTGCTGAAAATAGCTTTGGTAAGCTTATTGCGTTTGGCATAGGTATGTATATAGCTACGGAGTCCATATGGAATATGATGATGGCTATGAATGTAATACCCTCAAAAGGTATAGCTCTACCATTTATAAGTTATGGAAGCTCAAATTTGCTTGCCAACCTGTTGGCTATAGGTCTTGTGATGTCTGTTTATAGAAAAGAAAAGAAACCATGGAAAAAACTTTCTTAG
- the murG gene encoding undecaprenyldiphospho-muramoylpentapeptide beta-N-acetylglucosaminyltransferase — protein sequence MEKTFLVSGGGTGGHFFPAISFLELLKEKNINSFYVGSSYGIEKKLQEDIPSKNIFLDTKGFVGKRYLDKLKSLYLMGKSVYFLNKNIKDDFIGVVFGGYASLPVGALSILKRMPLFLHEQNTIPSLTNKSLSKKAKLCFTTFSYTSKFFKNAFRVGMPIRKEFLSFYDKKELQKEFGIESPCVLVMGGSQGAKVLNDIAIDFFKKTNFNGIILTGEKNYEEVSNALKSLKRVKVFPFFKKMYKLMRACDVAISRAGASTVYEMATLGLPAVLVPYPYAAYNHQYFNALEIKDLGGAQLIEQSKLDYDSLIKALENVLNDLESYSKNISSFCIKTEENDIILPQELMLEKIRGIL from the coding sequence ATGGAAAAAACTTTCTTAGTATCAGGCGGTGGAACCGGTGGACATTTTTTCCCTGCCATTAGTTTTTTAGAGCTTTTAAAAGAAAAGAATATAAATTCTTTCTATGTGGGCTCTTCTTATGGTATAGAGAAAAAACTTCAAGAAGATATACCCTCTAAAAATATTTTTCTTGATACAAAAGGCTTTGTTGGTAAAAGATATCTTGATAAGTTAAAATCTCTTTATCTTATGGGAAAATCTGTATACTTTTTAAATAAAAATATTAAAGACGATTTTATAGGAGTTGTGTTTGGTGGATACGCATCTTTACCCGTAGGGGCTTTGAGTATATTAAAAAGAATGCCCCTTTTTCTTCATGAGCAAAATACCATTCCAAGCCTTACGAATAAATCTCTTTCCAAAAAAGCTAAATTATGCTTTACGACGTTTTCCTATACCTCTAAGTTTTTTAAAAATGCTTTTAGAGTAGGTATGCCTATTAGAAAAGAGTTTTTGAGCTTTTACGATAAAAAAGAACTTCAAAAGGAGTTTGGTATAGAAAGCCCTTGTGTTTTGGTAATGGGTGGTTCTCAAGGGGCAAAGGTTTTAAACGATATAGCTATAGATTTTTTCAAAAAAACAAACTTTAATGGCATCATCCTAACAGGTGAAAAAAACTACGAAGAGGTTTCAAACGCTCTTAAAAGCCTAAAACGAGTGAAGGTTTTTCCTTTTTTTAAAAAGATGTATAAGCTTATGAGAGCTTGCGATGTAGCTATATCTCGTGCTGGGGCAAGTACTGTGTATGAGATGGCTACGCTGGGTCTTCCGGCTGTGCTTGTACCATATCCGTATGCTGCATACAACCATCAGTATTTCAATGCTTTGGAGATAAAAGATTTAGGCGGGGCTCAGCTTATAGAACAATCTAAATTAGATTATGATAGTCTTATAAAAGCCTTAGAAAATGTTCTAAATGATTTAGAAAGCTATTCAAAAAATATATCTTCTTTTTGTATAAAAACCGAAGAAAATGATATAATATTACCACAAGAGCTTATGCTTGAAAAAATACGGGGTATATTATGA
- a CDS encoding GGDEF domain-containing protein has protein sequence MIDYKTRLFELLKRYHIKKDAANIFLELFEAQNNAGIFENHNQQTYYDLNILKNFGITDKDIKNFCRVKHIILDTDECLKKRISPMFDYLKDFIYKFLDLFCNFTEGAVYSFILDCIELGFALEKESENIFDFYKAQNILSSYTIDAIRKYKDDHQNESIDIFGLTASFVKFSHFASEVVSLSYYEKLLTDKVYEVYEKSTKDQLSNLYNRAKFNDIKNYEFARSRRYKIPLSLCMFDIDDFKKINDTYGHPIGDKVIKELGKVVLDNVRKSDIPFRWGGEEFLILFTHTHLNEAKLACEKLLNKIRNIEIKEGDNIVKFTVSMGLTELKEEDDSLEKAIERADKALYYAKRSGKNRIEILI, from the coding sequence ATGATAGACTATAAAACTAGATTGTTTGAGCTTTTAAAGAGATATCATATTAAAAAAGATGCTGCTAACATATTCTTGGAGCTATTTGAAGCGCAAAATAATGCTGGGATTTTTGAAAACCATAACCAGCAAACTTATTACGATTTGAATATTTTGAAAAATTTTGGGATAACCGATAAAGATATTAAGAATTTCTGTAGAGTTAAACATATAATTTTGGACACCGACGAATGTCTTAAAAAACGCATAAGTCCAATGTTTGATTATCTAAAGGATTTTATATACAAGTTTCTGGATTTATTTTGCAATTTTACTGAAGGCGCTGTTTATAGCTTTATTTTAGATTGTATAGAACTTGGCTTTGCTTTGGAAAAAGAAAGTGAAAATATCTTTGATTTTTACAAAGCTCAAAATATTTTATCCTCGTATACTATAGACGCTATAAGAAAGTATAAAGATGATCATCAAAATGAATCCATTGATATCTTTGGTCTTACCGCTTCTTTTGTAAAGTTTTCCCATTTTGCTTCAGAAGTAGTTTCTTTATCTTACTATGAAAAGCTTCTTACAGACAAAGTATATGAGGTTTATGAAAAATCTACAAAAGATCAGCTTTCTAACCTTTACAATAGGGCAAAGTTTAACGATATCAAAAATTATGAATTTGCTAGGTCAAGACGGTATAAAATACCGCTATCTCTATGCATGTTTGATATAGATGATTTTAAGAAAATAAACGATACTTACGGCCATCCTATTGGTGATAAGGTGATAAAAGAGCTTGGCAAGGTTGTTTTGGATAATGTTAGAAAATCCGATATACCCTTTAGATGGGGTGGTGAAGAATTTTTAATATTGTTTACCCATACTCATTTAAACGAAGCTAAGTTAGCCTGTGAAAAGCTACTTAACAAGATAAGAAATATTGAAATAAAAGAAGGTGATAATATTGTTAAGTTTACCGTAAGCATGGGTCTAACGGAGTTAAAAGAAGAAGACGATAGTCTTGAAAAAGCCATCGAGAGGGCTGATAAAGCTCTTTACTACGCAAAAAGAAGCGGTAAAAATCGTATTGAGATTTTGATATAA
- the nuoE gene encoding NADH-quinone oxidoreductase subunit NuoE → MLTQEIKEAIEGHIKYFGSKEEAMLLSLHSIQEHLGHIPEEALEELSEILDIPLHHIKGVVAFYEMFDTGEKAKHRIYVCNSIVCYLLKSHKVFNAVKELLGIEPGQVTRDGMFKLVEVQCLGACSEAPVFMVDNDTYRYESKEKLHEILAKYS, encoded by the coding sequence ATGCTAACTCAAGAGATAAAAGAGGCTATAGAAGGTCATATAAAGTATTTTGGGTCTAAGGAAGAGGCTATGCTGCTTTCTCTTCACTCTATTCAAGAGCACCTTGGCCACATACCAGAAGAGGCTTTGGAAGAGCTCTCAGAGATTTTAGATATACCGCTTCATCATATAAAAGGTGTGGTGGCTTTTTATGAAATGTTTGACACAGGCGAAAAAGCCAAGCACCGCATATACGTATGCAATAGCATAGTTTGCTATCTTCTTAAAAGCCACAAAGTTTTCAACGCTGTAAAAGAACTTCTTGGTATAGAGCCAGGCCAAGTGACAAGAGATGGCATGTTTAAGCTTGTGGAAGTCCAATGCCTTGGTGCTTGCTCAGAAGCACCGGTTTTCATGGTAGACAACGATACGTATAGGTATGAATCAAAGGAGAAGCTTCATGAAATACTTGCCAAATATAGCTAA
- a CDS encoding NADH-ubiquinone oxidoreductase-F iron-sulfur binding region domain-containing protein produces MKYLPNIANIHAETELNLLLKRAKRKRTADIKEYLKDNGYLALEKALSMKPEDIVEEVDNSNLRGRGGAGFPTGRKWKFCLQNKAPRYLVCNADESEPGTFKDRLIIERDPHLLLEGMIISAYALGVNRAYIYIRGEYPAGYYILRNAIEEAKKEGFLGKNILNSGFDLEILVSRGAGAYICGEETALLNSIEGKRGHPRLKPPFPVQVGLWGRPTVVNNVETLSNIPIIINLGSEGYKEIGPMDYPGPKLFPVSGKVKKPGVYELPMNTTLREVIFKYAGGTIRNVPIKAVFSGALDCLSVSELDTPMDYSQFGFGGTGTVIVLTEEDDIVNACYKIAEFYEHETCGFCTPCRIGCHEQAYLLDKIEKDEATPKTWEGLRFVTKYIQPTSVCGLGAVASRLIKQAMEKFPEDFAKKEQKSFVNI; encoded by the coding sequence ATGAAATACTTGCCAAATATAGCTAATATACACGCTGAAACGGAGCTAAACCTTCTTCTTAAAAGAGCCAAACGCAAGCGAACCGCCGATATAAAAGAATACTTAAAAGACAATGGATATCTTGCGTTAGAGAAAGCCCTAAGCATGAAGCCTGAAGACATAGTAGAAGAAGTAGACAACAGCAATTTAAGAGGAAGAGGCGGAGCAGGTTTTCCTACTGGTAGAAAGTGGAAATTTTGTCTTCAAAACAAAGCTCCTAGATACTTGGTGTGCAACGCCGATGAATCAGAGCCAGGCACTTTTAAAGACAGGCTTATTATAGAAAGGGATCCTCATCTACTTTTGGAGGGTATGATTATATCCGCTTACGCTCTTGGGGTCAACAGAGCTTACATATACATAAGAGGCGAGTATCCAGCCGGTTATTATATATTAAGAAACGCCATAGAAGAAGCAAAAAAAGAAGGTTTTTTGGGTAAAAATATACTAAACTCTGGTTTTGATCTTGAAATACTTGTTTCAAGAGGAGCCGGTGCTTATATCTGCGGTGAAGAGACGGCTCTTCTTAACTCTATAGAAGGTAAAAGAGGGCATCCAAGGCTAAAACCACCTTTTCCAGTCCAGGTGGGCTTATGGGGTAGGCCTACAGTTGTAAACAATGTAGAAACGTTGTCAAATATTCCTATTATTATAAATTTAGGTTCTGAAGGCTATAAAGAGATAGGCCCTATGGATTATCCTGGTCCTAAGCTTTTTCCAGTGAGCGGGAAGGTGAAAAAGCCAGGTGTTTATGAACTCCCCATGAATACAACCCTAAGAGAGGTTATATTTAAATACGCTGGTGGGACTATTAGAAACGTTCCTATAAAGGCTGTATTTTCTGGAGCTCTTGATTGTCTTAGCGTGAGTGAACTAGATACTCCTATGGATTACTCACAGTTTGGCTTTGGTGGTACTGGTACTGTGATAGTGCTAACTGAAGAAGATGATATAGTGAATGCTTGTTATAAGATAGCTGAGTTTTATGAACATGAGACTTGTGGCTTTTGTACACCGTGCCGTATAGGTTGCCACGAGCAAGCTTATCTTCTTGACAAGATAGAAAAAGACGAAGCCACACCAAAGACTTGGGAAGGTCTTAGGTTTGTGACAAAGTATATTCAACCCACTTCTGTTTGTGGTCTTGGCGCTGTGGCTAGTAGACTTATCAAACAAGCTATGGAAAAGTTCCCAGAGGATTTTGCCAAGAAAGAACAAAAATCCTTTGTAAATATTTAA